One window from the genome of Glycine soja cultivar W05 chromosome 12, ASM419377v2, whole genome shotgun sequence encodes:
- the LOC114377890 gene encoding peptidyl-prolyl cis-trans isomerase CYP37, chloroplastic-like, producing the protein MAFPLSSSSFHLTVARNRITCFSKKHQRHVIAKVTVCNCNTTTTRATPARSVVEKIVKRLRSVVVVPIVLASFPISAFVAPLVDYVTSPGVAEAVLYSPDTKVPRTGEVALRRAIPANANMKAIQDTLEDIFYLLRIPQRKPYGTMEGNVKKALKIAVDEKDSILASIPAELKEKGSLVHASLIEGKGGLQTLLQSIKEQDADKVSVSLTSTLDTVAELELLQAPGLSFLLPEQYAQQYPRLSGRGTVEFTIEKGDGSTFSPVGGEQKNTATVQVVIDGYSAPLTAGNFAKLVMDGAYNGAKLNCINQAVISDNGVDKNTGYSVPLEIMPSGQFEPLYKTTLSVQDGELPVLPLSVYGALAMAHSEASEEYSSPYQFFFYLYDKRSAGLGGISFDEGQFSVFGYTTTGRDILPQIKTGDVIRSAKLIEGQDRLVLPKES; encoded by the exons ATGGCGTTCCCTCTCTCTTCCTCCTCCTTCCACCTCACCGTCGCTCGAAACCGAATCACGTGCTTCTCGAAGAAGCACCAACGCCACGTCATCGCAAAGGTCACGGTTTGCAATTGCAATACCACCACCACGCGTGCCACGCCAGCGAGGAGTGTTGTGGAAAAGATAGTAAAGCGGTTGAGGAGTGTGGTTGTGGTTCCGATCGTGCTTGCGTCGTTTCCTATAAGCGCTTTCGTGGCGCCGTTGGTTGATTACGTGACGTCTCCTGGTGTCGCCGAAGCGGTTCTGTATTCGCCGGACACGAAGGTTCCGAGAACGGGGGAAGTTGCTCTCAGGAGAGCCATCCCTGCCAATGCCAACATGAAGGCTATACAG GACACTCTTGAAGATATATTTTACCTGTTGAGGATTCCGCAGAGAAAACCTTATGGAACAATGGAGGGGAATGTGAAGAAAGCTTTGAAG ATAGCAGTAGATGAAAAGGATTCTATATTGGCTAGTATACCTGCAGAACTGAAGGAAAAGGGCTCTTTGGTACATGCATCTCTAATAGAGGGAAAG GGGGGCTTGCAAACTCTCCTTCAGTCTATAAAGGAACAGGATGCAGATAAAGTATCTGTGAGCCTTACATCTACACTGGATACTGTAGCAGAGCTAGAGTTGTTACAG GCACCGGGATTATCATTTTTGTTGCCAGAGCAGTATGCACAACAATATCCACG GCTTTCAGGGAGAGGAACTGTTGAGTTCACCATTGAGAAAGGAGATGGTTCAACATTTTCTCCTGTTGGTGGAGAGCAGAAAAATACTGCCACCGTTCAG GTTGTTATAGATGGATACTCAGCTCCATTAACTGCAGGGAATTTTGCAAAACTG GTGATGGATGGAGCCTATAATGGCGCAAAGCTCAATTGTATCAACCAAGCTGTTATTTCAGATAATGGAGTTGATAAGAACACTGGTTATAGTGTTCCCTTGGAAATAATGCCCTCTGGACAATTTGAGCCCCTTTACAAAACAACATTAAGTGTGCag GATGGAGAACTGCCGGTTCTTCCACTATCTGTTTATGGGGCACTTGCTATGGCTCATAGCGAAGCCTCGGAGGAGTATTCATCCCCTTATCAGTTTTTCTTCTATCTCTATGATAAACGAAGT GCTGGTTTGGGAGGGATATCATTTGACGAAGGACAATTTTCAGTTTTTGG ATACACAACCACCGGGAGAGACATTCTACCCCAGATAAAAACTGGTGATGTTATTCGTTCTGCAAAGCTTATTGAAGGCCAAGATCGTCTTGTATTGCCCAAGGAGAGTTGA